TTGGGTCTAGGGTTTGCTATCTTTATTCGAAATcgctttaaatatatgtaatattcAATAATTAATACTGAATAACTTGCGCTACAATTCTATTTTGAAACTCGCCTTATTACTCTATTTGCGAATTGATCTTTCAAAATCAGAAAacattttattcttatttttaatataaggaAACAAAGATTGCAGCTTGATTGAAAAAATCAATCGATCTCAAATCAATAATCAATTCTGATTTTGAAACTTTTCATTTTTCGTCGTAATTTTTGTATAGAAATTATTGAGTTCAACTCCTATAACATACATTTATTCCAATAGTGTCATATTTATCTTTATACATTCCTGATTTGAAATATCATGGAGATCATCGTATGTCCCATTAAGTGTTGTGTGATTGACAATCCCTTCaagtagaaaaatattgtaatatgtaagttttaatatatatttcttttcacCAATGCCATTATTGCTGTAAGAAAATCTTTAAAAAGCATAGCAAAGATATTTATAATGCATAGCAAGGATTTCATGTATACTATATCTTTAAAATGCATAGCAATGTTATTATATATGGCTTATtgagagtaaaaaaaaatactcagtAATTACATATCCAAAAAGGAAGtctttgtttgaaaacaaaatctacATTTACATTTGAAATATTGtatcataaattttatagaaaactcCTCTTTTCACGTCAATTGTGTTGCCATTTCCTACGCTAACATTATCATTgacaataatttatttgatcCCGTGATTGACaaatcaattttgattcatatgTTATCGAAACACTCGAAATGGTAATGTATTAAATTGTGTTGCCTTGAATCCAAACTATCATAAAATGATCGTCGATTACAATTGCATTGATAATTATGGAAACGATAAACGTGGTTAACATACAATGGAGGAGATTTGAAACTATTATTAgcttttaaaaatactatatattagatcgttttatgcaattttttttgaaaaaatgtatgtatatatctataaaattttACGATTATGTAAGAATTGTTGAACATTGTGTTTGACAACACATATATAACGAATTCGTGATATAGCAACACATATATAAGTAGATATGTAGATACATACGTACACAATggattttatatagtttaactATATAGAAAGGCATTAATATTTAAGTCAGACTATACGAATTTTCATATTGAAATCGATAATTATGAAGAATCTGTGGTTATGGTAATAAAATCTCTGCGTATTTGAAAATTGAAACGTTTGTAATCAAAGAGTAGTAGGGCATgggataaattattttgttagtCAATAAGCTTATAGTATATACGGAAGTTTTAATGTAATTAGCAATGgcaaattttgtaattagtctaGTTAAGAAAGAGTGTTTGAATATAAGGTGTGAGAGAGTTTGTGGTGATGTCACGTAGAAAATGGCACacatgtaataaacacatgaagtaaaggttagttttatctaatgctcctcaaataataagaaAGGGATATATTAACAATGtttcattatatattatatatgatatgtcagagaaaatcaaaaagattaagaaaatacagTTTCTCTTATcaacatattcaaaaatataaattaaaaataatacaacaaattataaaagaatatgcataatttaattaattaaatagttTTCAGTAAAGTTAAAATTGacacaaaaatatcaaaaaaatatatattttgaaacaatttttttttaaacattatgtATTATGATATGGAAGGAGTATATCATATTAAAACATACAAAAGGAGAAGAAACCAAGCAATTCTATACAAAAGAGGTCTCTCAGATCGCGAAAAATATCTGAGGATAAAAGATTTTTCTCTCGGCGTATCTTAGCTTTGTCCCTTTTTTGGGCTTATTTCCTTGTTTGCTAAAATACACCTTAAGCAAAGTGGGGCATCGTTTTCTACAAAACACGTTTCCCTATCTGAAAGTTATCCtctttggtgttttttttcAACGTTTCTCATCCAAATCTAAAAGAAATACTTGAGTTTGTTCTTGATATCCTTTCAAGTTTATCTTCAAATCAAGGGGTTTCTGTTGTTTCTGTTTCCTTTTGGTTTCACTTCTTAAAGCTGGAACAAGACTGACATCGCATCTAGATAACGCCCTTCTGCATCTTTCTTTAGAGGAAGAGAAAGAGCCAATCGTGCTTCCTGATCATCAGGAGTTCTACTCAACGGGTAGGAACGCACTAAGTTTGGTTGGAAGGCTGCTAAATCCCCAGTGTCAAAAAATGTCTGATTTGATCCTGAACATGCCGCGGAAGTGGCATATGTATGATCGAGTCAGAGGAATTGCTCTTTCGAGGGAGAGATTTCAATTTATCTTTAAACATGAGCATCACTTGATCGATGTACTCAACAGAGGAGTCCATACTCACGACTTGTGGCCTATTGTTTTGGAGAGATGGGTGGAGAGGCCACCACCGGATTATCTGcagtatatattttgtttgggTGCAGATGAGAAACATTCCAATCAACCACTACACCAAAAAAGCGCTATGGTCTCTTGGAGATTTTGCTGCTCAAGTAGTGGAAGTGGCTTTTGATCCAGATAAACCTCAAGTTAAAGACTACGTAAGGGTTCTTGTTAAGTTTGATGTTTCGAAACCTCTGCGAAGATCAAAGAAAGTGACGTTACCAGGAGGCGAGGTTGTTAACATATTGTATGATTATGAAAGGCTTCAGAAAATATGCTACACGTGCCAAAAACTTACTCATAGGCAATCTGTAGCATCTCCGTCCCGTAGTCTGAGCTGGATCAGTCCAAGGTCGAGTGTTAGTTAAACTGATCAGACGAACAAGGCATGTGTAACATGTCGTCTGGATTGTGTTGGCCGGATTAAGACTCTACTGTGGGTCTGGACATAGTAGTTGAGCTTGACGGACTACGCTGGTCGGATTCAGACAAGGTAGTTGGACTTGTCTCTCGAGAGTAGTTAGTCGGCCAACGGACTGATTAATATACATTCTGGCGGGAACGGATACAAAGCTAAACATGAACTGATTAACCAAGGAAAATGGCGGGAACAATATCTGGCAGTTACCGAGAGCGGTTACTGAGTGGTTACCGGAGCCGTTAATAAGTAGTTAGCGAAGCAGTTATAGGGCAGTTCTGAGTGGTTGTCGGACCACTTAACTGACTGGGACGGGAACTGCTAAGGTAGTTACGGAACCGAGACAGAAACTGCTCGAGGGCAGTTTATGAATGAAATGAGCGCGGGAGTGGTTATGTGGGGAAGGAAAACCGCCCATCTGTTTCCTTTAAGGGGGAGATCGCGGACATCTGTCCGGGACACAGTTTCTGGAGAGAAATACCGAGAGAGGGGGGAAATCAGATCGAGAGAGACAGAGATCGCCGTGAAAGGACCGGTCGGATCTGGTTCCGGCAGCCCGCGTCCGAGCAATGGTACGTGTTGGGTTTACTGGTGCGTACGGCGGTTAGAAGCAAGCCGCGCACTGAGAAAAGGATATCGCGACGGTTCGTGATGTATACAAGGGTATGTACGGTGGTTACGATCACTGAATCCGTGCACAAACCGAGAGAGTGGGACGATCGGCTTGGTCTGTACGACAGGAGCCGTGTACCGGGTGCGCGCATGGTGCTGACTGGGTTGATGGATCGACAAAGCGCGGGCGGTTACGATCGATATATATGAGACTGGGATCTAACGCTTGAGACGGCATTCAACGTATTGAAGGGAGCAAGCGATGGACTGTCCGGTGGGTTCTGGTAGGACTACGAGCAGCACTAGTAGCGTACGGGAACGCGAGTATATGTCTGGATACGAAAGTTATGCTGTCGGACCGTGCTGTGAATGGATGTGGAACGTGATACTGGCGGTTAGGGCTCAGATCGAGTCTTAACGTTCTGTACCGGCTATGGTATAGGCCGAAACTTTATTGTTTGGTGTTGACTGAACTGAGACTTGTACTGGATTGGATAGTGTACTGATGTACACGGCATCAAGGGAGCGTGATACTAGAACTGGATGGTTTGAGGGCAGGATGGCCGTGAGGAGAACTGACTGGATCGAGGGCTGTGGAGCCGACCGTGTACTGACTGATCCATGTGTGATCAGGGACTAGTTCTGGGGCGCTAAGCATGGCTAGCGTACTGTCTGTTCTGGATGGCTGGTTGGAGACAAAGCCATCTCTCCTTGTTACTTGGGTcacgtggggatggttggctgagtgACTAAGGAACAAGGGGATTCGGTTAAGTATCTGATCGAGCTAGCTGGATAAGACGGATGGGAAGCAGGAAGACAGCAAGGACGGAGTGTATGGATGGATTTTCAGATAACAAAGCACCGAGGCAGTAAGGTACATGTTTATTATACTGTCTGTTGTAGTGGATTACTCGAGAGAGTTATCCAATAAATTTTTGTAAGTGTTGGAAACAACTGAGAGGTTTATTTAAGTCAATGGATCCTGATTCTGAAGTGAAGAAACGGGAAACATTGACGAAGTGTAATCCGAAGCGTAAGGATAATAAGCTGACTGAAGTTAGGATTGAATCAAGTGGCTCGAGGAAGCCAAGGATGCTTCGGAAAAGTCTAAGTAAGACAAGGAACTGTCAAGTACAATGATGTCGGATATGAAGCCAAGGAGCTGATGAGTTTAACTCTGTATGGACAAGACGTCCATAACTGAATTTGGAAATAAGACTTCAGCGGAAAGGTTCAAGGCAGAATAGCCGAGTGGATGAGCTGAAGGTTGTGAACGGAAACAGAGTTGGACAGGTGGTCCGAGGATTGAGATGGAATCTCAATGAACTGGCTAATGCGATAGATGGATTGCTGAGAGATAACCTGAAAGAATCAGGGAATCGGAAAAACTGAATTGGACAAGTCGTCCGTGGAAGAGCCTAAGGACTAATGGCTAAGGCACTGATGCTGGAATGTGAAGTACAAAGACTTACATTCGAATGGAACGTCTGTTGAGAATGCTTAGACGGATTCAAAGATTTTCAAGGTAATGAACAAGCTGGCCCGGGAAATTGAAactggaagttccatggaaggattCGGAAAAATCTGCGTAAGACTTATACATAGCAAGTGGCAAGTGTAAGCAAGTCTGGATATAAAGAAATGGACAATGGAATTGTCAAGACTGACTAAGCTTGATTGTCTTAGTAGGTTTGTGCGGTCCGAGAGTTGGGATCATCGGAACAAGAGATTGGAAGTCAGGTGTACTTGCCAAAGACTTGTTAAGTGATCAAGAAACTACTTGGAGGTATAAGATGCTATTGATGATGAGTTGTGGTCAGAGTTTCAAAAGTAGTAAATGATCGGTTCCTACCAGGAGCGTCTAGATCAGACAATGTACTTAGGGGCTGTGATGCTTGCTAAGGCTTGCTGAATTTTTGATGATGACTCGAAAATTTGGGATGATCATTTGAGTTTAGATTATTGATTCCTTTCATGTGAGAGTCTAGATCAGTCTAGGTGCTTATGGCTGAGATGCTCATTAAGACTTAGCTGGATTGCTAGACGGCTGCTCGATGACTTGGAATGATAATGCTAGACTAGACTAAGTGTTTGATCAACTGGACAAGTGGGAATACTGAAACATTAGTGTTAGTGGTGATGATATGCCATTAGAAACTGAATGGGTTTGCTAAGGCATAACTGTACAGATACTGTCTGTTCTGGCATCTATGGAAACCGAGAGTTTCCAAGACGTGACTGTCTGTCATCGCGTGTATTGTCCTGACGTCTGTGGGAACCGGAGAGTTGCCAAGACGTAACTGTAATCGCGTCGGTGGGAACTAGATTAGTTCGCCATCGCGTGTCTGTACTTTAGTCTGCGGAAACTCAATCTGATGTCTGTGGGAGATGTACCTTCCAAGACATAATTGTGCTATTACTGGAACTCAAGGAGTTCACTACTGTGGGTTTCTGATCGTGATGAAAGCATGGATGGGAAATATTGAGAGTTTGCCATCACATGTCTGTAGGACGTCTGTCTGTTTGGtatgtcctgtatgtgctgatgTCTTTAGGAACAGTTGAGTTTCCAAGACATAAATGTGACTGAGTCAATGGGAACAAGATGAGTTTGTCATTATGGGATTGTGAACCGGGAAGGACTGGGAGTCCGAAAGGGAAACTGTGCAAGGGATCAAGTGTAGGATCCGGTAAGAAATGTCTGCAAGGATCAAGAATGATCCGGAGGTGTCAATAAAGATCAGTAAAGATATGAGAAAAGCTGATGTCGATCATAAGTGGTCGGGGACTGGTTAGGATCAGGGAGGGAGTGATCCGAGGAAAACAACTGTAAGGATCAAGATGAGATCCATGCGTTCTGAAAAGATTAAGTTCCTAGTACTTGGAGTTAGGCCATTCTAAGGAACACTAGAGTGCGAGAATCAAACAGTCAAGTCAGGATCAGACTGAGAGTGGTTGGAACTGAGTTCCGGAAGGACAAAATCTGAGTCAATAAGTGACTGTGATCGGCTAAGGTTTAAGCTGGAAAACTTAGCTAAGATAGTGAGTTAACACTTTGAGAATTGAGGTAAACTGGTCAGCACTGTTGGGAGTCCAACATTCTCACCAAGGTGCGTGTCCAAACACAAAGAGAGTGCTCGGAAGTAAGAACTACTATGCCTACTGAGTTGGTGAACTGAACTGAGTCTGCTGAGATTAAGTATGTGGAAAGGCACTAAATTGAGGAAATCGATAGCTGAATTGAATCTGTGAGTGGGATTTTGACCCGAAAGTTTTGAGAACAGTAATGGTCGAATGACCGAAAGTATGAGAACTAAGTTAAGGCATGAGTGCCGTATGTTGGAGCAATTCTGATTGGATAGAACAAAGTTCTATTAACTgcagaattcgaggacgaattcattccaagtgggggagacttgtagcaTCCCCGTCCCGCAGTCTGAGCTGGATCAGTCCAAGGTCGAGTGTTAGTTTGACTGATCAGACGAACAAGGCATGTGCAACATGTCGTGTGGATTGTATTGGCCGGATTAAGACTCTACTGTGGGTCTAGACATAGTAGCTGAGCTTGACGGACTAAGCTGGTCGGATTCAGACAAGGTAGTTGGACTTGTCTCTCGAGAGTAGTTAGTCGGCCAAAGGACTGATTAATATACGTTATGGTGGGAACGGATACAGAGCTAAACATGAACTGATTAACCAAGGAAAATGGCGGGAACAGTATCTGGCAGTTACCGAGAGCGGTTACCGAGAGCGGTTACTAAGTGGTTACCGGAGCAGTTAATAAGCAGTTAGCGAAGCAGTTATAGGGCGGTTCTGAGTGGTTGCCAGACCACTTAACTGACTGGGACGGGAACTGCTAAGGTAGTTACGGAACCGAGACAGAAACTGCTCGAGGGCAGTTTATGAATTAAATGGGCGCGGGAGCGGTTATGTGGGGAAGGAAAACCGCCCATCTGTTTCCTTTAAGGGGGAGATCGCGGACATCTGTCCGGGACACGATTTTCTGGAGAGAAATACCGAGAGAGGGGGGAATCAAATCGAGAGAGACAGAGATCGCCGTGAAAGGACCGGTCGGATCTGGTTCCGGCAGCCCGCGTCCGAGCAACGGTACGTGTTGGGTTTACTGGTGCGTACGGCGGTTAGAAGCAAGCCGCGTACTGAGAAAAGGATATCGCGATAGTTCGTGATGTATACAAGGGTATGTACGGTGGTTACGAACAGCGAATCCGTGCACAAACCGAGAGAGTGGGACGATCGGCTTGGTCTGTACGACGGGAGCCGTGTACCGGGTGCGCGCATGGTGCTGACTGGGTTGATGGATCGACAAGGCGCGGGCGGTTACGATCGATATATATGAGACTGGGATCTAACGCTTGAGACGACATTCAACGTACTGAAGGGAGCAAGCGATGGACTGTCCTGTGGATTCTGGTAGGGCTACGAGCAGTACTGGTAGCGTACGGGAACGCGAGTATGTGTCTGGATACGACGGTTATGCTGTCGGACCGTGCTGTGAATGGATGTGGAACGTGATACTGGCGGTTAGGGCTCAGATCGAGTCTTAAGGTTCTGTACCGGCTATGGTATAGGCCGAAACTTTATTGTTTGGTGTTGACTTAACCGAGACTTGTACTGGATTGGATAGTGTACTGATGTACACGACATCACGGGAGCGTGATACTGGAACTGGATGGTTTGAGGGCAGGATGGCCGTGAGGAGAACTGACTGGATCGAGGGCTGTGGAGCCGACCGTGTACTGACTGATCCGGGTGTGATCAGGGACTAGTTCTGGGGCGCTAAGCATGGCTAGCGTACTGTCTGTTCTGGATGGCTGGTTGGAGACCAAGCCGTCTCTCCTTGTTACTTGGGTcacgtggggatggttggctgagtgACTAAGGAACAAGGAGATTCGGTTAAGTATCCGATCGAGCTAGCTGGATAAGATGAATGGGAAGCAGGAAGACAGCAAGGGCGGAGTGTATGGATGGATTTTTAGATAACAAAGCACCGAGGGAGTAAGGTACATGTTTATTATACTGTCTGTTGTATTGATTCGCTAGGATGCTGGATATACTTAGCGAACACTCGGATCTGAACTGAACCTCTTAGAGGAAAGCTGATTAAAAACCGTAAGTAAAGCGGATATTTCATAAAGGGCTAGTTTGGGTCGGGGCAAGCGAACTAAGGACGAACCGGCGGTAAGGGTAGCCGGGTCGGGCCTTACACAATCTCAATGTCCTATCTTCAGGATGTCTAAGGTTGTTCCTCAGTTAGTAGTTGAGTCGTCTGCTGAAAGTAAAAGACAGTCTGTAATTGAAGCCTTGGATGATAATGATCCGCTCTTCGGTCTCATCCCAGCAAGTCTTTTGGGCATTGATCCTATTTCAGGAAGACCTAAGATCACCAAAGAAGTTCTGGAAGATATGAGAGTGTATATTCTTGCGGCGAATGGACCAGAGATGATGGCAAGGAAGGAAAGAGTTAGAAAGTCCATTGTGGATCTTGAAAATGATCCCATCGGTGAGAAGACTTTTCTTAGATTGGAGCCTCATCCATCGGTGACAAAAGAGCTAGACAAAGGAAAAGGCGTTGTCTTCGACTTTAGTGACAATGCCAAGATGTCTCAAAGGCCTGAAAAACTTATGGCAAATGCAATTTCATCGAGATTGAAAGTGTTGCAATCTGGAAGGATAGTTTCAGAGAGGCCTTTTTTGATCGATCAATCCGCTTCTAGCAATTCTGGTTTTCTGGTAGAGAGTTCTACGGGTTGTAGCGCTGATTTTCATGAGTGCTTCCGGAACTCAGTtgaaaaaaccaaaatccaGGATAAGGCCGGGTACTTTTACAAGGAAGATTAAtggaaaaaatattatgaaGACGGATGCTGATAGTGGCAAGAAGATTGGTGATGGTATAGCTAcagaaacaaagaagaaagctCAAGAAGATGTCGAGCCATCTCAAAGCTCTGCAAGGTTTAAGAAACCTATGACGGTCCCGGTTGAGGGACCGTCCAGCATCTAAAATGTCCCTGATAAGTTGGAATTGCCAGGGCTTGGGCCGTGCACAGGATCTGGTGATTCCAAGACTACGGGAAATGCGTAAAGAACATTTTCcggatattttgtttttaatggagacgaagaacaagagggatGTTTTTGTAGATCTATAAACGTGGCTAGGCTATGATAGGAACTTGACTGTAAATCCTATCGGGTACAGCGGTGGCTTAGCATTGATGTGGAAACAATCTGTCAATATTGACTTCAAGTTTGTAAATAAGAACCTGCTGGATTTTGGTGTTCAATATGGCAACGACCGGTTTTTTGTATCGTGTAGATATGGTGAACCTGTAAGGTGTGATAGACCAAGGTTATGGGAAAGGTTATCTCGTATTGGAGCTTTCAGGAAATAACCTTGGTGTATGCTTGGGGATTTTAATGAGGTTCGAAATAATGATGAAAAGATTGGAGGTCCTCGTAGAAGTGAGGCATCATTTCAAGCTTTCAATGTTATGTTGGAGATTGGTGATATGACTGAACTTCCCAGCATCGGTAACAGTTTTACTTGGGGTGGTCAGAGAGGCACTCTTTCTATTCAGTCCAAGCTAGACAGGTGCTTTGGAAACAAGAAATGGTTCCAATTGTTCCCGGTCTCTAATCAAGTCTTCATGGACAAGAGAGGGTCTGAACATAGACCTGTTTTGGTAAAATTGAAATCCTCATCAGTACCATTCAGAGGCAGATTCCGTTTCGATGGACGTTTTCTTCATAGGAATGGAGTGACTGAGGAAATAAAGAAGGCTTGGTTGACAAATCATCCGCTGTTTGTTACCAAAGTATCTGATAGATTGAAGAGGTGTAGGAAAGCGCTAAGTAGttggaaaagaaaggagaatcTGAACTCTCGGGATACAATTAATCAGCTTCAGTATGCCTTAGAAATGGAGCAATCAGCAATGAATCCTTCTATGCTGAGAATCAACTTTCTCAAATCTGAGCTTGTTCAGGCTTATAAAGATGAAGAACTCTATTGGAAACAGATATGCAAAGATAGATGGGCAGTAAAAGGGGATTTGAACACCAAGTATTATCATGCATCTGTGAAAACTAATAAATCCAGGAAGAGAATTGTTAAGTTGG
This Brassica napus cultivar Da-Ae chromosome C6, Da-Ae, whole genome shotgun sequence DNA region includes the following protein-coding sequences:
- the LOC106350601 gene encoding uncharacterized protein At4g02000-like, with the protein product MRNIPINHYTKKALWSLGDFAAQVVEVAFDPDKPQVKDYVRVLVKFDVSKPLRRSKKVTLPGGEVVNILYDYERLQKICYTCQKLTHRQSVASPSRSLSWISPRSSVS